Proteins from a single region of Allofrancisella inopinata:
- the upp gene encoding uracil phosphoribosyltransferase, protein MKVVEIKHPMVRHKLGLMRVKDISTQEFRRLTKEVASLLTHEVTASFELEEIEIISWEGRKITVEQIKGKKLTVVPILRAGLGMLDGVFEHIPAAKVSMVGMYRDEKTAKPVPYFAKLCDKLDERIALIVDPMLATGGSMIETVSLLKKAGSKDIKIITLVAAPEGIAALKKAHPDVELYTAAIDSHLNEEKYIIPGLGDAGDKIFGTR, encoded by the coding sequence ATGAAAGTAGTCGAAATAAAACATCCAATGGTTAGACATAAGTTAGGACTTATGCGAGTTAAAGATATTAGTACCCAAGAGTTTAGGCGCTTGACAAAAGAAGTTGCTAGTTTATTGACACATGAAGTAACGGCAAGTTTTGAATTAGAAGAAATAGAGATTATTAGTTGGGAAGGTAGAAAAATTACAGTTGAGCAAATTAAAGGTAAAAAATTAACAGTAGTACCTATTTTACGAGCAGGTTTAGGTATGTTAGATGGCGTGTTTGAGCATATACCAGCAGCTAAAGTAAGTATGGTGGGTATGTACCGTGATGAAAAAACAGCTAAACCAGTACCATATTTTGCAAAGCTTTGCGATAAGTTAGATGAAAGAATTGCACTAATAGTTGATCCTATGTTAGCAACCGGTGGTTCGATGATAGAAACCGTCTCATTACTTAAAAAAGCAGGTTCTAAAGATATTAAAATCATTACACTTGTAGCAGCCCCAGAAGGCATAGCAGCATTAAAAAAAGCCCATCCAGATGTTGAGTTATATACAGCAGCTATAGACAGCCATTTGAACGAGGAAAAATATATCATCCCCGGCTTAGGAGATGCAGGAGATAAAATTTTTGGTACAAGATAG
- the anmK gene encoding anhydro-N-acetylmuramic acid kinase AnmK, with translation MNEYKYCIGLMSGTSLDGIDVALCKVKGYGLDTKIKLVTFETYNYSNDVLQDIKKALDLSTSNAQLLCSLNFKLGREYADATKALLKKANVALEQIKFIASHGQTIYHQAKDEAGFVKSSLQLGDAATIAYECKTTVVSNFRAADIAAGGGGAPLVPYVDYLLYRDKNKSRALHNIGGIANTTVIPKGASIDQIIAFDTGAGNMMINRAMETLFAKDYDKDGNVASKGKVIVKMLEELLANPYLNQQPPKSTGRELFGISYTDKIIKKYNNEQPEDIVHTLTIFTAESIARSYQNFVFDKYDLDEIIFTGGGAYNKFLITQIKKILNQTTILTFEDIGENSDAKEAIAFAVLGNETLHRQYNNVPAATGANQKVILGQVNYF, from the coding sequence ATGAACGAGTATAAATATTGTATAGGCCTAATGTCAGGCACATCTTTGGACGGTATAGATGTAGCTTTATGTAAAGTTAAAGGTTATGGTTTAGATACAAAGATTAAACTAGTTACGTTTGAAACTTATAATTACTCTAATGATGTTTTACAAGATATAAAGAAAGCTCTCGACTTAAGCACTAGTAATGCTCAATTGTTATGTAGTTTGAATTTTAAGCTTGGCAGAGAGTATGCAGACGCTACTAAAGCATTGTTAAAAAAAGCTAATGTGGCTCTAGAACAAATTAAATTTATAGCAAGCCATGGGCAGACAATTTATCATCAAGCAAAAGATGAAGCTGGTTTTGTTAAGTCTTCTTTGCAATTAGGTGACGCTGCTACTATAGCTTATGAATGTAAAACTACAGTTGTTTCAAATTTTAGAGCAGCAGATATCGCAGCAGGTGGTGGTGGTGCACCATTGGTACCATATGTGGATTATCTACTATATCGTGATAAAAATAAATCAAGAGCTTTACACAATATTGGCGGGATTGCTAATACGACAGTTATCCCAAAAGGAGCCAGTATTGATCAAATAATAGCATTTGATACAGGTGCTGGTAACATGATGATTAATAGGGCGATGGAGACGCTATTTGCTAAGGATTATGATAAAGATGGCAATGTAGCATCAAAAGGAAAGGTTATAGTAAAAATGTTAGAAGAACTTTTGGCGAATCCATACCTAAACCAACAACCTCCTAAATCAACAGGCAGAGAGCTTTTTGGAATTAGTTATACAGATAAGATTATAAAAAAATATAATAATGAGCAACCAGAAGATATTGTGCATACATTAACTATATTTACAGCTGAAAGTATAGCTAGATCATACCAAAATTTTGTATTTGATAAATATGATTTAGATGAAATTATTTTCACAGGTGGAGGAGCCTACAATAAGTTTTTAATTACGCAAATTAAAAAAATACTTAATCAGACAACTATACTGACTTTTGAGGATATTGGGGAAAATAGTGACGCAAAAGAGGCTATAGCTTTTGCTGTGCTTGGTAATGAAACTCTCCATAGACAATATAATAATGTTCCAGCTGCTACAGGAGCTAACCAAAAAGTTATACTAGGGCAAGTAAACTATTTTTAA
- the abc-f gene encoding ribosomal protection-like ABC-F family protein: protein MQLVSLKNISLNFGTQIVLDNVNLEITKGQRICLIGRNGTGKSSLLKIIENKIQPDGGEVIIHNNAVVSSMIQEVPASIQGSIADVILSSLDEVGEKLIAYQQTLANNPNSPKLEKLHKYVDENHAWNYLNDVEILASKLKLDPKAIFKDLSGGMKRRVILARALIKKPDLLLLDEPTNHLDIDSIKWLEEFLANFNGAILFITHDRKFLNNVAKSIVELDRGRLFSFEGNYIKFLEKKEHILHAEEKANSEFDKKLAQEEAWIRQGIKARRTRNEGRVRALEQMRKELSQRKHKVGKVDIGTSHVKTSSKKIIQADNIGFKYHSEYLFKNFSTEIHRGDKIAILGQNGCGKSTLLNCLLGTLPPTEGIISHADNLKVAYFDQLRDQLDEKLSIVDNVKEGSDFINIGGKEVHIITYLQKFLFTPDRLHAPITHLSGGEKNRLLLAKILSKPSNVIVLDEPTNDLDIETLEILEELLINYQGTILLVSHDREFINNVATSTIVFENGKLKEYVGGYDDWLSQCKTTINKTNNNQAKDNKDANLSNKLSYEQRKLLRNLPTQIEKLEANISEIESQMGEMEFYQKSQSEIKEIQQRLDKLNTELEQKYTLWEELLELEKC, encoded by the coding sequence ATGCAGTTAGTTTCGCTTAAAAATATTAGTTTAAATTTTGGTACACAGATAGTTCTTGACAATGTTAATCTAGAAATCACAAAAGGCCAAAGAATATGTCTTATTGGACGTAACGGCACAGGTAAATCGTCGTTGCTCAAAATTATTGAGAATAAAATTCAGCCTGATGGCGGGGAGGTTATTATTCACAATAATGCTGTAGTTTCAAGTATGATCCAGGAGGTTCCTGCAAGTATCCAAGGAAGTATAGCAGATGTTATATTATCTAGCTTAGATGAGGTTGGGGAGAAGCTCATAGCATATCAGCAAACTTTAGCTAACAATCCTAATTCACCAAAGTTGGAGAAGTTACATAAATATGTAGATGAAAATCATGCTTGGAATTACTTAAATGATGTGGAGATTTTAGCATCCAAGTTAAAGCTAGACCCTAAAGCTATATTTAAAGATCTTTCTGGTGGGATGAAAAGAAGAGTTATATTAGCTAGAGCTTTAATTAAAAAACCAGACCTACTATTATTAGATGAGCCAACAAACCACTTAGATATAGACTCGATAAAATGGTTAGAGGAATTTCTAGCTAATTTTAATGGAGCTATACTATTTATTACACATGATAGAAAGTTTTTAAATAATGTTGCTAAAAGTATAGTTGAGCTAGATAGAGGCCGTCTTTTTTCTTTTGAGGGGAACTATATTAAATTTTTGGAAAAAAAAGAGCATATTTTACATGCTGAAGAAAAAGCTAATAGTGAATTTGATAAAAAATTAGCTCAAGAAGAAGCGTGGATACGTCAAGGTATAAAAGCTCGTCGTACAAGAAATGAGGGTAGAGTAAGAGCTTTAGAACAAATGCGTAAGGAGCTAAGCCAACGTAAACACAAAGTTGGTAAGGTTGATATTGGCACATCTCATGTTAAAACTTCATCAAAAAAGATAATACAAGCTGATAATATAGGCTTTAAATACCATTCTGAATATTTATTTAAAAATTTTTCTACAGAAATTCATCGTGGTGATAAAATAGCAATCCTTGGGCAAAATGGTTGTGGTAAAAGTACGCTTTTAAACTGCTTGTTAGGAACTTTACCACCAACTGAGGGTATTATTTCTCATGCGGATAATTTAAAAGTTGCTTATTTTGATCAGCTAAGAGACCAGCTAGACGAGAAACTAAGTATAGTAGATAATGTAAAAGAAGGATCTGATTTTATCAACATTGGAGGTAAAGAGGTCCATATTATTACATATTTACAAAAGTTTTTATTTACCCCTGATAGGTTGCATGCACCAATAACACATCTATCAGGAGGTGAGAAAAACCGTCTTTTATTAGCCAAAATATTGTCAAAGCCTAGTAATGTTATTGTGCTAGATGAGCCAACAAATGATTTAGATATTGAAACTTTGGAGATATTGGAAGAATTACTTATAAACTACCAAGGTACAATACTTTTAGTAAGTCATGATCGAGAGTTTATAAACAATGTTGCTACTAGCACAATAGTTTTTGAGAACGGTAAGCTTAAGGAGTATGTTGGTGGGTATGATGATTGGTTATCTCAATGTAAAACCACCATCAATAAAACAAATAATAATCAGGCAAAAGATAATAAAGACGCTAATCTTTCAAATAAACTTAGTTACGAGCAGAGAAAGCTTTTACGTAACTTGCCTACCCAAATAGAAAAACTAGAAGCTAATATTTCAGAGATAGAAAGCCAAATGGGTGAAATGGAGTTTTATCAAAAAAGCCAGTCTGAAATCAAAGAAATACAACAAAGACTTGATAAGCTCAATACTGAGTTAGAACAAAAGTATACTCTTTGGGAAGAGCTTTTAGAGTTAGAAAAGTGTTAA
- a CDS encoding MFS transporter, with amino-acid sequence MNLHSKNVVIVILITTIIVDIMGIGLVFPIMPSLFFDNTCITFGDPSGNFQNWYYSIALACWPLGLMIGCPVIGELSDKYGRKIILMVALFVTCLSYALSAYAIYSHNYILFIASRFISGLAGGAFEIAQAAVIDISTEEEKSKNLGFIAMAGSLGFVIGPVITSLVSTLNISHTLPFFFAGVLSFINMLFIYIAMQRDLPKNPGLVIELGTIYTTISFLLSDKRIRAIGVVYLLVQCGWGFYGQGVALFLTQAYSYSVSKVGIFYAVIGLATAIASLTLQPKVFAKFSNNNAFILAAVVCGASLISVGLFLGVEKLQWLIGIISSMAQLICYTALLSIISFAVSDKEQGKAMGAAGAGFGLAWFLNDIMMGHLASVSPTSPISFGGGMYFVAIIIFILATKVLYEKVK; translated from the coding sequence ATGAACTTACATTCAAAAAACGTAGTAATAGTAATACTTATCACTACGATTATAGTTGATATAATGGGTATAGGTCTAGTTTTCCCTATTATGCCTTCATTATTTTTTGATAATACTTGTATTACATTTGGTGACCCTAGTGGTAATTTTCAAAACTGGTATTATTCAATAGCGTTAGCGTGTTGGCCTTTGGGTCTAATGATAGGTTGTCCCGTTATTGGTGAATTATCTGACAAGTATGGGAGAAAAATTATCTTGATGGTAGCTCTTTTTGTAACTTGCTTGTCATATGCGTTATCTGCTTATGCTATTTATTCACATAACTATATTTTGTTTATAGCTAGTAGATTTATTAGTGGTTTGGCAGGTGGAGCATTTGAAATAGCTCAAGCTGCTGTTATAGATATTTCTACTGAAGAAGAAAAATCTAAAAACCTTGGATTTATAGCGATGGCAGGCTCTTTAGGTTTTGTAATAGGGCCGGTGATTACAAGCTTAGTTTCGACCCTAAATATAAGTCATACTTTGCCATTTTTTTTCGCTGGTGTTTTATCTTTTATAAATATGTTATTTATATATATAGCGATGCAGCGAGATTTACCAAAAAACCCTGGTTTAGTTATAGAACTTGGTACTATTTATACGACTATATCTTTTTTGCTTTCAGATAAGCGTATAAGAGCTATCGGAGTAGTTTATCTTTTGGTGCAATGTGGTTGGGGATTTTATGGTCAAGGGGTAGCATTATTTTTAACACAAGCTTATAGTTATAGCGTATCAAAAGTCGGTATATTTTATGCTGTAATAGGTTTAGCAACAGCAATTGCAAGCTTAACCTTACAACCTAAAGTTTTTGCTAAGTTTTCTAACAACAATGCTTTTATATTAGCTGCTGTAGTATGCGGAGCATCTCTTATAAGTGTAGGCTTATTTCTAGGGGTAGAAAAATTACAGTGGTTAATAGGAATTATCTCATCAATGGCACAGCTAATTTGTTATACTGCATTATTGTCAATTATATCTTTTGCTGTTTCTGATAAAGAGCAAGGCAAAGCCATGGGTGCAGCGGGAGCTGGTTTTGGTCTAGCTTGGTTTTTAAATGATATTATGATGGGACATTTGGCGTCAGTTTCACCAACCTCACCTATTTCTTTTGGCGGAGGAATGTATTTTGTTGCTATTATAATATTTATATTAGCTACCAAAGTTTTGTATGAAAAGGTAAAATAG
- a CDS encoding FUSC family protein produces MQFAFLNSNKYAAINAMKATLGVVIAYLVGFYLGDFFEVKQMYLWMVITVLVVMSTQPNLGGALDKALMRFLGTVAGAIIAMIITVFLANKSLQIIMILPFLMLSVYFAGASSKYSYAGTLAGITIIIIILNARPSVEIAIQRAEEISLGIAIALMVNRFVFPIRAETRIKQSYVKTVSQIRDFFEILFIERNQSHQKLRESIFLEFTKQLSLLKELKYEGSAKRVREYEKMGLYIRRIYRYMIVMYEYIEASLDPTLVAKLDQESVFIEFKDYIMKSLSDIVYDIKKHKRISYKELLKFEKHIQPLIKDVELLNETDANFTFCIKMFLSSVKKLAIEHNYILQMSKH; encoded by the coding sequence ATGCAATTTGCATTTTTAAACAGTAATAAGTATGCGGCAATTAATGCTATGAAAGCTACATTAGGTGTAGTGATAGCTTATTTAGTAGGTTTCTACTTAGGTGATTTTTTTGAAGTTAAACAAATGTATTTATGGATGGTAATAACTGTATTAGTAGTCATGTCGACTCAGCCAAACTTAGGAGGTGCTTTGGATAAAGCACTTATGAGGTTTTTAGGTACTGTAGCTGGTGCGATAATAGCTATGATAATAACGGTATTTCTCGCTAATAAGTCTTTGCAAATAATTATGATTTTACCCTTTTTGATGTTATCTGTATATTTTGCAGGAGCTTCATCAAAATATAGTTATGCTGGTACTCTTGCTGGTATAACAATAATAATTATTATTCTAAACGCTCGTCCAAGTGTTGAAATTGCAATCCAAAGAGCAGAGGAGATATCCCTAGGGATAGCTATAGCTTTGATGGTTAACCGTTTTGTTTTCCCTATAAGAGCTGAAACAAGAATAAAACAAAGCTATGTGAAAACTGTTTCACAAATTAGAGACTTTTTTGAAATTTTATTTATAGAGCGTAATCAGTCCCATCAAAAACTTAGAGAAAGTATTTTTCTTGAATTTACAAAACAGTTATCTTTATTAAAAGAGCTTAAGTATGAAGGCTCTGCAAAAAGGGTTAGAGAATATGAGAAAATGGGCCTATATATACGCAGAATTTATAGATATATGATAGTTATGTATGAATATATTGAAGCTTCACTAGATCCTACACTAGTGGCTAAACTAGACCAAGAATCAGTATTTATAGAATTTAAAGACTATATTATGAAATCTTTATCAGATATTGTATATGATATTAAAAAACACAAAAGGATAAGTTATAAAGAACTATTAAAATTTGAAAAGCACATACAGCCATTAATAAAAGATGTAGAATTATTGAATGAAACAGATGCAAATTTTACCTTCTGTATCAAGATGTTTCTTAGCTCGGTGAAAAAGCTAGCAATTGAGCATAACTATATTTTGCAGATGTCTAAGCATTGA
- a CDS encoding lipase family protein has product MSFHPHENNNGMTIDHYENKILTSLPDKDASVLCELVYESRALDFALNSPDLKDFSLANIFYDNKRKVREDKELNLSKDTQDALELYSHHYYPVLAKYKLVTTSSQLGNDVGYYGIAVAAAGDKQNKGIYVINRGTRLNSFDGIYHNFLKTDIRDMAILGKTLPVTIVSNHTKSGIEFVKYLLKSYNVKHIGFAGHSLGGSIAQMQAVYFIDKRLRGIRLSPSKGFEPFGIKNEADPFIKYNNEDGALYYLTLNPIKAFKSWQCKLAASNCSSWQGIADKLIINYTSFKSDIGFTSFARNGDIVANLAENIGKKVLIESAGSYKDFKDLHEIANYRYQEYRPDGSLVETQINKLNSDILKSSDNLEQKAKYKVCFNTDVFSNQIEV; this is encoded by the coding sequence ATGAGCTTTCACCCACATGAGAATAATAATGGTATGACTATAGATCATTATGAAAATAAAATATTAACAAGCTTACCAGATAAAGATGCGAGCGTGCTTTGTGAATTGGTTTATGAAAGTAGAGCTTTAGATTTTGCCCTTAACTCACCAGATTTGAAAGATTTCTCACTTGCTAATATTTTTTATGACAACAAACGTAAGGTTAGAGAGGATAAAGAACTTAATTTATCAAAAGATACTCAAGATGCCTTAGAATTATACTCTCATCATTACTATCCGGTATTAGCAAAATATAAGTTAGTAACTACAAGTAGCCAATTAGGTAACGATGTTGGTTACTATGGTATTGCAGTAGCAGCTGCTGGAGATAAGCAAAATAAAGGTATATATGTAATAAACAGAGGTACAAGATTAAATAGTTTTGATGGTATATATCATAACTTCCTTAAAACAGATATTAGAGATATGGCTATTTTAGGTAAAACCTTACCTGTTACAATAGTTTCAAACCATACAAAATCAGGTATAGAATTTGTTAAATACCTCCTTAAAAGCTATAATGTTAAGCATATAGGCTTTGCAGGACATAGCCTGGGTGGCTCAATAGCACAAATGCAAGCAGTATACTTTATAGATAAGAGATTGAGAGGGATTAGGCTATCACCATCAAAAGGATTTGAACCCTTTGGTATTAAGAATGAAGCAGACCCATTTATAAAATATAATAATGAGGACGGTGCACTTTACTATTTGACTTTAAATCCAATCAAAGCTTTTAAGTCATGGCAGTGTAAGTTAGCAGCTAGTAATTGTAGTAGTTGGCAGGGTATAGCAGATAAGTTAATAATTAATTATACAAGCTTTAAGTCAGATATTGGTTTTACATCTTTTGCTAGAAACGGAGATATTGTTGCTAACCTTGCAGAAAATATTGGTAAAAAAGTGTTGATAGAGAGTGCTGGTAGTTATAAGGATTTTAAGGATCTTCATGAGATAGCTAACTATCGTTATCAAGAATATCGACCAGATGGTAGTTTAGTAGAAACACAAATTAATAAACTTAACTCAGATATTTTAAAATCAAGCGATAATTTAGAGCAAAAGGCTAAGTATAAAGTATGTTTTAATACTGATGTTTTTAGTAACCAAATAGAGGTTTAG
- a CDS encoding long-chain-fatty-acid--CoA ligase — protein MISKSNYKNYPKEVPSHIKIPEITLSDMLKIVVENFSSREAFICQGQKLSFKQVDEYSDMFAGYLQHKWEVKKGQHIAIMLPNLLQFPIIIFALIKLGCVFVNINPLYTSKEVKGILKDSKAKGVIVLSSLAHTVQAIAAECEDLKHMMVTHIADLYSTPRKQIISFVAKYIKGMKDKYSKDKFDSFSNAIKADYKPDYSKIEVAPDDMVALQYSSGTTGTPKGTILLHKNIVANIYQIKAWTEGFNIKLSEQTVLTALPIYHIFSLTANLFLFYFSGALQILIPNPRDINGLVNQMRKSNFSTIFGVNTLYVALLNNKKFRKSNFPNFKLSISGGMSTVKAVADEWKKVTGVNIKEGYGLSEMSPVVTVNSLEDSEFNGTVGYHLPNTDIRIYDEKGNELPQGETGEIWVTGPQKSPGFWSLPEINKEHFTDDGWLKTGDMGYIDEVGRLVISGRIKHMIIVSGFNVFPKEIELALIDKQEIQDAAVVGIPSVETGEMPLAFVVLKPHQKLTEKEIISYCTTKLAHYKLPRKIIFKDELPKNPVGKIDIKLLQEEARKYQ, from the coding sequence ATGATATCTAAGTCAAATTATAAGAATTACCCTAAAGAAGTTCCAAGCCATATCAAAATCCCTGAGATCACTTTAAGTGATATGCTTAAAATAGTAGTTGAAAACTTCTCTTCTCGTGAAGCTTTTATATGCCAAGGTCAAAAACTAAGCTTTAAACAAGTTGATGAATATTCTGATATGTTTGCAGGATACTTACAACATAAATGGGAAGTAAAAAAAGGTCAACATATCGCCATTATGTTACCAAATTTACTACAGTTTCCTATTATTATTTTTGCATTAATAAAATTAGGCTGCGTTTTCGTAAACATCAACCCGCTTTATACAAGTAAAGAAGTCAAGGGAATTCTTAAGGATTCAAAAGCAAAAGGAGTTATTGTACTTTCATCGTTAGCACATACTGTGCAAGCAATTGCTGCTGAATGTGAAGACCTTAAGCATATGATGGTTACACATATCGCAGATCTATATTCAACCCCAAGAAAACAAATAATTTCTTTTGTAGCTAAATATATTAAAGGTATGAAAGATAAATACTCAAAAGATAAGTTTGACTCGTTCTCTAATGCCATAAAAGCAGATTATAAACCTGACTACTCTAAAATAGAAGTGGCTCCCGATGATATGGTAGCCTTACAATACTCTAGTGGTACAACAGGTACACCCAAAGGAACTATTCTTTTACATAAGAATATCGTTGCTAATATATATCAAATCAAAGCATGGACAGAAGGCTTTAATATTAAACTTAGTGAACAAACTGTATTAACTGCCCTACCTATTTATCATATTTTTAGTCTCACAGCTAATTTATTCCTTTTCTATTTTTCTGGTGCCCTACAGATTCTAATCCCAAATCCAAGAGATATTAATGGTCTAGTAAACCAAATGAGAAAAAGCAACTTCTCAACTATTTTTGGGGTTAACACCCTTTATGTTGCGTTACTAAATAATAAAAAGTTTAGAAAAAGTAACTTCCCTAATTTCAAGCTTTCTATAAGTGGTGGGATGTCAACCGTCAAAGCAGTAGCAGATGAATGGAAAAAAGTTACAGGTGTGAATATCAAAGAAGGCTATGGCTTATCTGAAATGTCACCTGTTGTCACTGTAAACTCACTCGAAGATTCTGAGTTTAATGGTACAGTTGGATATCACCTACCAAATACAGATATCAGAATATATGATGAAAAAGGTAATGAACTTCCTCAGGGAGAAACTGGTGAAATCTGGGTTACAGGGCCTCAAAAATCTCCTGGATTTTGGAGTTTGCCAGAAATCAACAAAGAGCACTTTACTGATGATGGCTGGTTAAAGACCGGAGATATGGGATACATTGATGAAGTAGGACGCTTGGTTATCTCAGGAAGGATAAAACATATGATTATTGTTTCAGGATTTAATGTTTTCCCTAAAGAAATTGAGTTAGCTCTTATTGATAAACAGGAAATACAAGATGCTGCTGTTGTAGGTATACCTTCGGTAGAGACTGGTGAAATGCCCTTGGCATTTGTAGTACTAAAACCGCACCAAAAATTAACAGAAAAAGAAATTATCTCTTACTGTACTACTAAGCTTGCACATTATAAACTACCCAGAAAAATCATTTTTAAGGATGAACTTCCTAAGAATCCTGTTGGAAAAATAGATATTAAATTGTTACAGGAAGAAGCTCGGAAGTATCAGTAG